A window of Fuerstiella sp. contains these coding sequences:
- a CDS encoding DUF1501 domain-containing protein: protein MSMSCRRQFFADGLHGLAGIALASMLADEGVAAESPAIDPTRPYAPRATHFEPRAKNVIVVFCSGALSHLDTFDYKPQLIRYHGQPLPGNENLVSFQGPNGNLTQPLWKFRPRGNSGKMTSDLLPSIGDKADELCFIHSLTTKSNTHGPAENVMNTGFTFDGFPSMGAWINFALGSENQNLPAFVAIEDPRGMPQSGPNNWASGFLPAAFQGTQFSSTKPIRFLERPKSVSQEADQAALNALRLLEEINQYKFPGDQQLAARMAGYELAAKMQLTIPDVVKLDDEPQHIRTLYGADSGNPHKAAFAGNCLLARRLVERGVRFVQLFNGAYASGGRINWDGHSQLKTQYDVHGEILDQPVAGLLTDLRQRGLLDSTLVVFATEFGRMPMFQAGTFGRDHNPMGFTCWLAGAGVKSGFSYGSTDEFGYRAREDVATPHDLHATILHLLGLDHRRLNFYHNGIERRLTDVHGNVIHDVIA from the coding sequence ATGTCGATGTCGTGCAGACGACAATTCTTTGCTGATGGCCTCCATGGGCTTGCGGGAATTGCCCTGGCTTCGATGCTTGCCGATGAAGGGGTGGCGGCAGAGTCACCGGCGATTGATCCGACGCGTCCGTATGCACCACGTGCCACACACTTTGAGCCTCGCGCGAAGAACGTGATTGTGGTGTTCTGTTCGGGGGCACTGAGTCACCTGGATACCTTCGATTACAAGCCGCAATTGATCCGGTATCACGGACAACCATTGCCGGGCAACGAGAACCTGGTATCGTTCCAGGGACCCAACGGTAATCTGACGCAGCCACTGTGGAAATTCCGACCGCGAGGAAACAGTGGCAAGATGACTTCTGATCTCCTGCCGAGCATTGGTGACAAAGCTGACGAACTTTGCTTCATCCATTCACTCACGACCAAATCCAACACCCACGGTCCGGCTGAAAATGTGATGAACACCGGATTCACGTTCGATGGGTTTCCCAGCATGGGGGCGTGGATCAATTTTGCTCTGGGAAGTGAGAATCAAAACCTGCCGGCATTCGTGGCCATCGAAGATCCACGCGGAATGCCTCAGTCGGGTCCTAACAACTGGGCCAGCGGGTTCCTTCCGGCCGCCTTTCAGGGAACGCAGTTCAGCAGCACGAAGCCGATTCGATTTCTGGAACGGCCAAAATCCGTTTCCCAGGAGGCAGATCAGGCGGCACTCAACGCACTGCGACTGCTTGAAGAGATCAATCAATATAAGTTTCCCGGTGATCAGCAGTTAGCGGCCCGGATGGCCGGTTATGAACTGGCGGCGAAGATGCAGCTGACAATTCCGGATGTTGTGAAACTTGATGACGAACCACAGCACATCAGGACATTGTACGGAGCGGACAGCGGAAACCCACACAAAGCTGCCTTTGCCGGTAACTGCCTCCTGGCACGGCGGTTGGTCGAACGAGGTGTCAGGTTTGTTCAGCTGTTTAATGGAGCCTACGCATCGGGTGGGCGGATTAACTGGGACGGGCACAGTCAGCTTAAGACCCAGTACGACGTGCACGGAGAAATTCTTGACCAGCCGGTTGCCGGTTTACTGACGGATTTGCGTCAGCGAGGTTTGCTGGATTCCACTTTAGTGGTGTTTGCCACGGAATTCGGACGTATGCCCATGTTTCAGGCAGGCACCTTCGGCCGTGACCACAATCCGATGGGATTCACCTGCTGGCTGGCAGGAGCCGGAGTCAAATCGGGCTTCAGCTACGGGAGCACTGATGAGTTTGGGTATCGGGCCCGGGAGGACGTGGCAACACCACATGATTTGCATGCCACTATCCTGCATCTTCTGGGGCTGGACCATCGACGGTTGAATTTCTACCACAACGGGATCGAGCGACGGTTGACCGATGTTCACGGCAACGTGATTCATGATGTGATCGCATAA
- a CDS encoding sulfite exporter TauE/SafE family protein — protein sequence MIVFALLIAAVSFIVSAAAGMGGSLIIVPTMVLLFGTHHGVVLSSLLLACNNIAKVTVYRKTIPIEKSLWILLLTMIGAGAGATLLRWASAHLIYVGVMISVAGSLILEKKSTMIDRSPVTVGRMFSTVLAFFAGATSGLTGTSGPLKGIAIRSLRLDRMHFVGAASLVSLGGDVTKSLVYVQSSLINATTWKIVLTALPLIPLASLLGRRINRELGERAYAVLFWTVMGGYTVRLLWLW from the coding sequence ATGATCGTTTTTGCGCTCCTGATCGCTGCAGTTTCATTCATCGTCTCCGCTGCCGCCGGGATGGGCGGATCCCTCATTATCGTGCCTACCATGGTCCTGCTGTTTGGTACACACCACGGCGTGGTACTCTCTTCGCTGCTTCTGGCCTGCAATAACATTGCCAAGGTCACCGTGTACCGGAAGACAATTCCAATTGAAAAATCGTTGTGGATCCTGCTGCTGACGATGATCGGTGCAGGCGCCGGAGCAACTCTCCTGCGCTGGGCTTCAGCACATCTGATCTATGTCGGAGTCATGATCAGTGTGGCAGGTAGTCTGATTCTGGAGAAGAAATCAACGATGATCGATCGCAGCCCCGTGACCGTCGGTCGGATGTTTTCAACGGTTCTCGCATTCTTCGCAGGCGCGACTTCCGGGTTGACCGGAACTTCAGGCCCTCTGAAAGGAATTGCGATTCGCAGCCTGCGTCTGGACCGGATGCACTTTGTTGGAGCCGCCTCACTGGTGTCACTGGGTGGCGATGTGACCAAGTCACTGGTCTATGTGCAGTCGTCGCTGATAAACGCAACCACCTGGAAGATCGTACTGACAGCACTTCCATTAATCCCACTGGCGTCGTTACTGGGTCGTCGAATCAACCGGGAACTCGGTGAGCGGGCCTACGCCGTTCTGTTCTGGACAGTGATGGGCGGTTACACAGTACGGCTGCTGTGGCTTTGGTAA
- a CDS encoding SMP-30/gluconolactonase/LRE family protein yields the protein MVLYNSGQECSNQIFSDHTVHRLISISQVWKHFVNLIDVFERLAPGNIVTTAGVGYRDGVPAQETDAGWPLGVVRRADGDLIVCDYHAHRLWRIDRNGILHSFAGDGVPGKDGDGGPASEARFRNPHDLTQDQSGNLYLSDLGNRTIRRIDAVTGIITLVAGNGRSARGGDGGPAVQAELDCTSGVAVDQQGNVYLSDEWACNVRRIDVHTGIIETWAGLNARHYPSEQPGSRPAAGPGHSLMGYHGDGGPASEAAFYHPEHLAFDSKGNLYVCDNSNDRIRRIDGDTGIVTTVLGNGQRASNGDGGPADQASVLMPDAICLDVHDNLYVGEKYGFRVRKVEASTGIVRTLVGNGVPGFGEEGLHGSRTTCNSCEAGIWADPDGSVYWGDCSGRLRRYDGTTGIVTTVFGGTSVHDGEQAASAFLCGPGGLSLGPDGHLYVADVWNQRIRSIDLSTGIIRTVAGNGARAYGGDGGSAKDAFLGNPHDVSVDSTGCVVIADTRHGHVRRVDRAGMIHGVAGAAFQWDRGDGGPANSACLVQVLCVAHDKHDNIYIGDAGVGRIRRVDRQSGTISTVAGCGLPGYTGDHGPATEARIGRPTAIRFDGDGNLYFTDEAYHVVRKVDPDGRISTVIGCGQPGFSADGTPASGARLHCPFGLAVTSDATIYVSDSYNHRVRTIAPDSTLRTVAGCDVPGDRGDGGPASSASLNEPHGLCLFGDNVLLISDRNNNRIKVIKLDR from the coding sequence ATGGTACTGTACAATTCGGGTCAGGAATGCAGCAACCAAATCTTCAGTGATCACACTGTCCATCGGCTGATTTCAATTTCCCAGGTCTGGAAACATTTTGTGAATCTGATCGACGTATTTGAGCGTCTCGCTCCAGGTAACATCGTGACAACTGCCGGTGTTGGCTATCGTGACGGAGTTCCGGCTCAGGAAACAGACGCAGGCTGGCCGTTGGGAGTGGTTCGCCGCGCCGACGGAGATCTGATTGTCTGTGACTACCACGCCCATCGGCTGTGGCGCATCGACCGAAACGGGATTCTTCATTCGTTTGCCGGTGACGGTGTTCCGGGAAAGGATGGTGATGGCGGACCGGCGAGCGAAGCGAGGTTCCGTAATCCACACGATCTGACCCAGGATCAAAGCGGCAACCTCTATCTGTCGGATCTGGGAAACCGAACGATCCGACGGATCGATGCTGTTACGGGAATCATTACACTGGTGGCCGGAAACGGCCGGTCAGCCCGAGGAGGCGACGGTGGACCGGCCGTGCAAGCGGAACTCGACTGCACCTCCGGTGTGGCGGTCGATCAGCAGGGAAATGTCTATCTTTCAGACGAATGGGCCTGCAACGTTCGTCGGATTGACGTACACACGGGGATCATCGAGACCTGGGCTGGTCTCAATGCCCGCCACTATCCTTCAGAACAACCCGGCAGTCGGCCGGCAGCGGGACCCGGACACAGCCTGATGGGTTACCACGGTGACGGTGGACCAGCCAGCGAAGCCGCATTTTATCATCCCGAACATCTGGCGTTCGACTCAAAGGGCAATCTGTATGTCTGCGACAATTCGAACGATCGAATCCGCAGGATCGACGGTGATACGGGCATTGTCACCACGGTTCTTGGTAACGGTCAGCGTGCCTCCAACGGAGATGGCGGACCAGCCGACCAGGCCAGTGTGTTGATGCCTGACGCGATCTGCCTGGACGTGCACGATAATCTTTACGTTGGCGAAAAGTATGGATTTCGGGTGCGCAAGGTGGAAGCTTCGACAGGCATCGTCCGAACGCTGGTTGGCAATGGTGTGCCCGGATTTGGCGAAGAAGGGCTCCACGGATCGCGGACGACGTGTAACTCATGCGAAGCAGGTATCTGGGCCGATCCGGATGGTAGTGTTTACTGGGGCGACTGCAGCGGAAGGCTACGCCGCTACGATGGTACGACGGGGATTGTGACCACCGTCTTTGGCGGCACCAGTGTTCATGACGGCGAGCAGGCTGCGAGTGCTTTTCTGTGCGGTCCCGGTGGATTGTCACTGGGACCGGATGGTCACCTGTACGTTGCAGATGTGTGGAATCAGCGTATTCGTTCCATTGATCTCAGCACGGGCATCATCCGAACTGTGGCGGGAAACGGGGCCCGAGCTTATGGAGGCGACGGCGGGTCGGCGAAGGACGCTTTTCTTGGCAACCCGCACGATGTGTCGGTCGATTCCACGGGTTGTGTTGTCATCGCTGACACACGCCACGGCCATGTGCGTCGTGTGGACCGTGCAGGAATGATTCACGGTGTGGCGGGTGCCGCTTTTCAGTGGGACAGAGGTGACGGCGGACCTGCCAACAGTGCCTGCCTGGTTCAGGTCCTGTGCGTGGCACATGACAAGCATGACAATATCTACATCGGGGATGCGGGGGTCGGCCGTATTCGTCGGGTTGACCGGCAGTCGGGAACGATTAGCACCGTTGCCGGTTGTGGCCTGCCTGGATACACCGGTGATCATGGACCGGCTACAGAAGCCAGGATCGGTCGACCGACGGCCATTCGATTCGACGGAGACGGCAATCTGTATTTTACCGATGAGGCATATCACGTTGTGCGCAAGGTCGATCCCGACGGACGAATCAGCACCGTGATTGGCTGTGGTCAGCCGGGATTTTCAGCGGACGGAACACCTGCTTCAGGCGCGAGACTCCATTGTCCTTTCGGCCTCGCAGTGACGTCCGATGCGACGATCTATGTGTCGGACTCGTACAACCACCGAGTGCGCACAATCGCCCCGGACAGCACACTCAGAACAGTGGCCGGATGTGATGTTCCCGGGGATCGCGGTGACGGTGGTCCTGCGTCATCCGCTTCGCTTAACGAACCGCACGGACTGTGTCTGTTCGGTGACAACGTCCTGCTGATCAGCGATCGCAACAATAACCGCATAAAAGTAATCAAACTCGACCGGTGA
- a CDS encoding PQQ-binding-like beta-propeller repeat protein: MRLFSSALSLLFACALIIQNGIAQEASRLIERAQQQRGLCCVLGAGDGMLPLALARSSQMLIHVRDSSIDAVEQIRRQADAAGFSIQRVVAEKGDPGALPHADNTLDLLISNQPDVLDALEISDVFRALRPEGVAILGGTDAADALRAFTADVEGAQLWSDSHGDWVQFSKPVPAGLDEWSHWEKSPDNNPVSQDAHIKAPYMTQFMAKPWYIGMPAVTTAAGGRTFLAMGHIAHHKREWGALNRLIARNGYNGMVLWERQLPEDYLVHRSAFVATKETFYMMNGDHCLLLDARTGEERDRIQIKGVPGDWKWMALSNGILYVLAGAPGDGVELVRGTRAFGGWSWADLSKGYYGKRIPHGFGDVLVAYDPEHKAVLWQHNEESLIDSRGLAIRDGQFYLYCPDRHFRALDSETGEVRWTNGEEEMLALIEQPGKGLTSTPGWRTQTLVVATPESLIVQGQTRMNVVGLSTDDGSLLWHKPKVTNNPNAIYVDNKVIVGIGERGRHLVIDPRTGDVENYLSLVKVACTRLTASTDSFFARGEGMTRFDRVSGAVQIDGAVRPACNDGVIPAHGLIYLGPWACDCNLALIGNVARCSAGDFRFDYKARDEERLEVARNADTVQAFEIHDGDWPMYRSNLHRSAAATVAVQKAGRLNWHHQPDRAFVPSDLSAAGGLVFVGGEDGKVRAIDGETGKVRWSYQTAGPVKYPPSLWDGRAYAGSADGFAYCLEAATGRLLWRFRAAPVERHIMIYDSLSSTWPVNTGVLVHDGVAYFGAGIVDHDGTFIYAVDAGTGQMIWENTTSGHLNPDLRKGVSVQGNLTILDDMLVMAGGNVVSPARFDLKSGKCLESPRKQGNPQANGGKFVGVFGDNTLVAGGRILYSSPRNVSTKGAFAVWSADGESMRLNYGGIPPAWNDEALAVANYKYGRITSLSVNTLAEKIHEGLDAESRKKRPRARNLVSSLSTRGNVRWQSNLGDSSEFESLSVALASNAVVAVARYQNRHRAVPQFFLTGLNSEDGEQMFQMELPAEPLPGGLLVDRNGHVMVAMLDGGVVCFGP, from the coding sequence ATGCGCTTGTTTTCATCTGCTCTTAGTCTGTTGTTCGCCTGTGCGCTGATTATTCAGAATGGTATCGCTCAGGAAGCGTCCCGACTGATCGAACGTGCACAGCAGCAACGCGGGCTGTGCTGCGTACTTGGAGCCGGGGACGGGATGCTGCCACTGGCCCTCGCGCGAAGCAGCCAAATGCTGATTCATGTCCGCGATTCCAGTATAGATGCTGTCGAACAAATTCGGCGGCAGGCCGATGCCGCAGGCTTTTCAATCCAGCGTGTGGTGGCAGAGAAGGGCGATCCTGGTGCGCTCCCTCATGCCGACAACACACTCGACCTGCTGATTTCGAATCAGCCCGATGTTTTGGACGCTCTGGAAATCAGTGACGTCTTTCGGGCCCTGCGACCGGAAGGGGTGGCAATTCTGGGAGGTACGGATGCTGCCGACGCACTGCGGGCGTTTACGGCTGATGTCGAAGGCGCACAGTTGTGGTCAGACTCACACGGTGACTGGGTGCAGTTTTCCAAACCTGTTCCGGCAGGTCTCGACGAGTGGTCGCACTGGGAGAAATCTCCCGACAACAATCCGGTCTCACAGGATGCACATATCAAGGCGCCGTACATGACACAGTTCATGGCCAAGCCCTGGTATATCGGAATGCCGGCGGTGACCACCGCGGCCGGAGGCAGGACATTTCTGGCCATGGGGCATATCGCGCACCACAAGCGTGAATGGGGTGCGCTCAATCGCCTGATCGCGCGGAATGGATACAACGGTATGGTGCTTTGGGAACGTCAGCTGCCCGAAGACTATCTTGTCCATCGTTCCGCATTTGTGGCAACGAAGGAAACCTTCTACATGATGAACGGTGATCATTGTCTGCTGCTCGATGCCAGGACCGGGGAGGAACGAGACCGGATTCAAATCAAGGGAGTTCCGGGGGACTGGAAATGGATGGCTCTCAGCAACGGGATTCTGTATGTACTGGCCGGTGCTCCCGGGGACGGTGTGGAACTGGTCAGGGGCACACGGGCCTTCGGTGGCTGGAGCTGGGCGGACCTCAGCAAAGGCTACTATGGAAAGCGAATCCCGCACGGTTTCGGTGACGTGCTGGTGGCGTATGATCCTGAACACAAAGCCGTGCTGTGGCAACACAATGAGGAATCTTTGATTGATTCCCGGGGGCTGGCCATCCGGGATGGTCAGTTCTATCTGTACTGCCCCGATCGACACTTTCGAGCACTCGACAGTGAGACCGGCGAAGTCCGCTGGACCAACGGCGAAGAAGAGATGCTGGCTCTGATTGAGCAGCCAGGCAAGGGACTCACTTCGACACCCGGCTGGCGGACGCAGACGCTGGTGGTGGCGACCCCGGAATCACTCATCGTACAGGGACAGACCCGAATGAATGTGGTCGGGCTCTCCACCGACGACGGTTCGCTGCTCTGGCACAAACCCAAGGTGACCAACAATCCCAATGCGATTTACGTTGATAACAAAGTCATTGTGGGAATCGGAGAACGCGGCCGGCATTTGGTGATCGATCCCAGAACTGGTGATGTGGAGAACTACCTCAGCCTTGTGAAGGTGGCATGCACGCGTCTCACGGCCAGCACCGATTCGTTTTTCGCACGCGGCGAAGGAATGACTCGATTCGATCGTGTGAGTGGAGCTGTTCAGATCGACGGTGCTGTGCGGCCTGCCTGCAATGACGGCGTTATTCCTGCCCACGGCCTGATCTATCTGGGGCCCTGGGCCTGTGACTGTAATCTGGCACTGATTGGCAATGTGGCGAGGTGTTCAGCGGGTGATTTTCGGTTTGACTACAAGGCACGGGACGAGGAACGCCTGGAGGTTGCCCGGAACGCGGACACTGTCCAGGCTTTTGAGATCCACGACGGCGACTGGCCGATGTATCGCAGCAACCTGCATCGCTCTGCTGCAGCAACGGTTGCGGTGCAAAAAGCCGGACGTCTGAACTGGCATCACCAGCCGGACCGGGCGTTTGTCCCCAGTGACCTCAGCGCAGCCGGTGGACTGGTTTTTGTGGGGGGTGAAGACGGCAAAGTTCGCGCGATCGACGGGGAAACCGGAAAAGTACGCTGGTCGTATCAGACAGCAGGTCCCGTGAAGTACCCACCGTCGTTGTGGGACGGCCGGGCTTATGCGGGAAGTGCCGACGGGTTTGCGTATTGCCTTGAAGCGGCCACCGGTCGACTGCTGTGGCGTTTCCGCGCGGCACCGGTCGAACGCCACATCATGATTTATGATTCACTGAGTTCCACCTGGCCGGTCAATACCGGAGTGCTGGTGCATGACGGTGTCGCGTATTTCGGTGCCGGAATCGTAGACCACGACGGTACATTCATTTACGCCGTTGATGCAGGCACCGGTCAGATGATCTGGGAAAATACCACGTCCGGACATCTCAATCCGGACCTCCGCAAAGGGGTCAGTGTCCAGGGAAATCTAACCATTCTGGATGACATGCTGGTGATGGCCGGAGGCAATGTGGTCTCGCCGGCGCGGTTCGATCTGAAGAGCGGGAAGTGCCTGGAATCGCCTCGCAAGCAGGGAAATCCCCAGGCAAATGGTGGCAAGTTTGTCGGTGTGTTTGGTGATAACACGTTGGTCGCCGGCGGCCGTATTCTTTACTCCTCGCCCAGAAACGTTTCCACCAAAGGGGCATTTGCAGTCTGGTCGGCTGATGGTGAGTCCATGCGGCTGAACTACGGAGGTATTCCTCCGGCGTGGAATGATGAAGCCCTGGCTGTGGCCAACTACAAGTACGGCAGAATCACGAGTCTGAGTGTGAACACGCTGGCAGAAAAAATACACGAAGGACTGGATGCGGAGTCCCGAAAGAAAAGGCCCCGTGCTCGAAACCTTGTGAGTTCTCTGTCGACCCGCGGAAATGTTCGCTGGCAGTCAAACCTGGGTGATTCCAGCGAATTTGAATCACTGTCCGTTGCGCTGGCCTCCAATGCGGTGGTCGCAGTCGCGAGATACCAAAATCGCCACCGTGCGGTGCCTCAATTTTTCCTGACAGGACTCAACTCAGAAGACGGTGAACAAATGTTCCAGATGGAACTCCCGGCCGAACCACTGCCCGGCGGACTGCTTGTTGACCGAAACGGCCACGTCATGGTTGCCATGCTCGACGGGGGAGTTGTCTGTTTCGGACCGTAA
- a CDS encoding zinc-binding dehydrogenase, with the protein MTTMKAAFFNGKGTMEIADVPQPLPTSDDVIIRVRATGICGSDLLMNNDKTEPDVVPFGHEVSGEIVEVGGGVEKCLVGQRVAVETIGQGLACLRCWYCRHGQFRQCLNKAENEGGGFAQYMKRRAVGCYVLPEQLSWEEGAFVEPLAVAVHSVRRGQMRGGETVVVLGSGSIGLTAIVSARALGAGQILATARHEQQAESARGLGADQVLPADGEALRAAVEDATDGRGADLTIETVGGLTGTTLEQAIEVTRMQGRIVVLGGFRRPITLDWLPPLLKEQSIIFSSCYGIQDGQHDYELAIKLLESGKAPLAPLVTHSFSLEEIDRGFQTAYDKKTGSIKVQIVQT; encoded by the coding sequence ATGACCACGATGAAGGCCGCCTTCTTCAACGGCAAAGGGACGATGGAAATTGCCGATGTGCCTCAACCTTTGCCCACTTCTGACGACGTCATTATCCGGGTTCGGGCAACCGGGATCTGCGGATCAGATCTGCTGATGAACAATGACAAAACAGAACCTGATGTTGTTCCCTTCGGGCATGAGGTTTCGGGGGAAATTGTTGAGGTCGGTGGTGGTGTCGAAAAGTGTCTGGTGGGACAGCGGGTTGCCGTGGAGACGATTGGTCAGGGGCTGGCCTGTTTGCGCTGCTGGTACTGCAGGCACGGACAGTTCCGGCAGTGTCTTAACAAGGCGGAAAATGAAGGTGGTGGCTTTGCTCAGTACATGAAACGCCGCGCCGTGGGGTGCTATGTGCTGCCGGAGCAGCTTTCATGGGAGGAAGGCGCCTTTGTCGAACCGCTGGCGGTTGCCGTCCACAGTGTGCGCCGGGGACAGATGCGGGGTGGTGAGACCGTTGTCGTACTTGGATCCGGCAGCATTGGTCTCACCGCAATCGTGTCCGCGCGTGCACTCGGAGCCGGTCAGATTCTGGCAACCGCCAGGCATGAGCAGCAGGCGGAGTCCGCCCGGGGTCTTGGAGCAGATCAGGTGCTGCCGGCCGACGGTGAGGCTTTGCGGGCGGCTGTCGAAGATGCCACCGACGGCCGCGGGGCAGATTTGACAATCGAGACGGTGGGAGGTCTGACGGGGACCACACTGGAGCAGGCCATTGAGGTGACGCGTATGCAGGGACGCATCGTGGTGCTCGGTGGATTTCGGAGACCAATCACTCTGGACTGGCTGCCCCCGCTGCTGAAGGAGCAGTCGATCATTTTCTCGTCGTGTTACGGCATTCAGGACGGTCAGCACGACTACGAGCTGGCCATCAAGCTTCTGGAGTCCGGCAAGGCACCGCTGGCGCCGCTGGTGACCCACTCGTTTTCACTTGAGGAGATTGATCGAGGTTTTCAGACGGCATACGATAAGAAGACCGGTTCGATCAAGGTGCAGATCGTACAGACATGA
- a CDS encoding MFS transporter encodes MSSTPDLVSSGDKIDADQPTNVRWLIFGLASLASYINYVHRYSWGVIKPYMLEDGVVTEEQMGWLDGLIGITYSLGQFPGGLAGDLMGPHLVIPASAVLWSVVTAAPAVMSTLYGLATIRLAMGLAQAPCYPCLGKITQTWIPRATRTTQQGFISSFAGRAGGACSSLIIGMLLMGWCQLTWQTALLVTAGGGIIFAVVFAVLFRNSPRRHPRVNEAEASLIEADEPVVTSNLPLRWDWSAGNIRNMAAFFGASFFSTFADNLFVFWMPTFLVQAKGFSPTEMGLFASLPLFGGALGGLCGGILNDVLIRVIGNRRWARRLIAGSCKVVAAALICSSLLFDDGRVIMGVLFLCKFFSDMSQPTWWGTVTDIGGPAAGRVFGMVNTVGATGLFAAGPIMAWVKTNYGFNGLFYFVAAVYLLTTTCWLMVDCTRRLVVVDETVSTSATTGQT; translated from the coding sequence ATGTCATCGACACCAGACCTCGTTTCATCAGGTGACAAAATCGACGCCGATCAGCCGACCAATGTGCGCTGGTTAATTTTTGGACTGGCCTCACTCGCCAGCTACATCAATTATGTCCATCGATATTCCTGGGGCGTGATCAAACCGTACATGCTGGAAGACGGCGTGGTCACCGAAGAGCAAATGGGGTGGCTGGATGGCCTGATCGGAATCACCTACTCGCTGGGACAGTTCCCGGGAGGGCTGGCGGGTGACCTGATGGGGCCGCATCTTGTTATTCCTGCCAGCGCTGTTCTGTGGTCGGTAGTCACAGCGGCACCGGCCGTGATGTCCACATTGTACGGTCTGGCGACCATTCGACTGGCGATGGGACTGGCCCAGGCACCCTGTTACCCCTGTCTGGGCAAGATCACTCAGACCTGGATTCCCCGAGCCACACGCACGACTCAGCAGGGGTTCATTTCGTCGTTCGCCGGTCGGGCCGGCGGTGCCTGCTCATCACTGATCATCGGCATGCTGCTGATGGGCTGGTGTCAGCTGACCTGGCAAACAGCATTGCTGGTCACCGCCGGCGGTGGAATCATTTTTGCCGTCGTATTTGCTGTGTTGTTTCGCAATTCGCCTCGCCGGCATCCTCGTGTTAACGAAGCTGAAGCCTCATTGATCGAAGCGGACGAACCGGTGGTCACATCGAACCTTCCCCTGCGGTGGGACTGGTCCGCCGGCAACATTCGTAATATGGCTGCCTTCTTCGGTGCATCGTTCTTCAGCACCTTCGCCGACAACCTGTTTGTCTTTTGGATGCCAACTTTCCTGGTGCAGGCCAAAGGATTCAGCCCGACAGAAATGGGATTGTTTGCCAGCCTGCCGCTGTTTGGTGGTGCCCTGGGAGGCCTGTGCGGGGGGATTCTCAATGACGTACTGATCCGGGTCATTGGTAACAGACGATGGGCCCGGAGATTAATTGCCGGCAGCTGCAAGGTGGTCGCTGCGGCGCTGATCTGTTCCAGCCTGCTGTTCGACGACGGCCGGGTGATCATGGGAGTGCTGTTCCTGTGTAAATTCTTCAGCGACATGAGTCAGCCCACCTGGTGGGGAACCGTCACCGACATCGGAGGCCCCGCCGCCGGTCGGGTGTTCGGGATGGTCAACACAGTTGGTGCGACCGGCCTGTTCGCAGCCGGACCGATTATGGCATGGGTGAAGACCAATTACGGTTTCAATGGGCTGTTCTACTTTGTTGCCGCAGTCTATTTACTGACGACAACCTGCTGGTTGATGGTCGACTGCACCCGCCGCCTGGTTGTTGTCGATGAGACAGTGTCAACCTCCGCAACGACCGGTCAAACCTGA